One genomic window of Methanosalsum zhilinae DSM 4017 includes the following:
- a CDS encoding 2,5-diamino-6-(ribosylamino)-4(3H)-pyrimidinone 5'-phosphate reductase, translated as MQRPFTFINCAMSLDGKISTKQRHQVKISGHDDFMRMDSLRSGSDAIMVGIGTVLADDPSLTVKSKILRDERVEKGFEETPVRIIVDSLARTPLTSDIFKKGQGQIIIATSRSAPSFRVQALQEKATIITAGEKKVDLQKLALKLHDMGIKRLMVEGGATLNWGLISKDLVDEIYTFIGNMVIGGTGAPTPVDGAGFNQDELKSFRLESAEIMDAGIVLRWSAERK; from the coding sequence ATGCAAAGACCATTCACATTCATCAACTGTGCAATGTCACTTGATGGTAAGATCTCAACAAAACAAAGGCACCAGGTAAAGATATCCGGACACGATGATTTCATGCGAATGGATAGCCTTCGCTCAGGAAGTGATGCGATAATGGTGGGCATAGGAACTGTCCTGGCTGATGATCCAAGTCTGACCGTCAAATCAAAGATACTAAGGGATGAGAGAGTGGAAAAGGGTTTTGAAGAAACCCCTGTCAGGATCATTGTGGACAGTCTTGCCAGAACACCTCTAACCTCTGATATATTCAAAAAGGGCCAGGGACAGATTATAATAGCAACTTCCCGGTCTGCTCCTTCCTTCAGGGTTCAGGCATTGCAGGAAAAGGCAACCATAATTACTGCAGGTGAAAAAAAGGTGGATCTTCAAAAGCTTGCATTAAAGCTTCATGATATGGGAATAAAGCGCCTGATGGTAGAAGGGGGTGCTACCCTGAACTGGGGTCTGATATCAAAGGATCTTGTTGACGAAATATATACATTTATTGGCAACATGGTCATTGGTGGCACGGGTGCTCCCACACCTGTTGATGGTGCCGGGTTTAATCAGGATGAACTGAAAAGTTTCAGGCTGGAATCTGCTGAAATAATGGATGCAGGAATTGTTCTCAGATGGAGTGCAGAACGAAAATAA
- a CDS encoding CBS domain-containing protein: MKIIQGLKNVPKSTIIQDIMVKDVAYATLPGSRDEVLNILKDKKISGVPILKGGKVTGVVSRTDLLKNPEEEQIAMLMTRDPVTVSPDANIVDAAKLLLENNIRRLPVVTDGNLAGMVTIADIIASIADLDITEQIGPYLDDGVVAVWSETPLPLVARIMELSHKKAVPILDSDLELVGIISELDVINASIIEDSVEMSDMSAGSDDDEWTWESMRDTMSIYYSVSRIKVPDIVVKDIMIKEPITASYISEVSDCALKMKRARIDQMPVVNANQKLLGILKDRDLLKVLVKH; the protein is encoded by the coding sequence ATGAAAATTATACAGGGGCTGAAAAACGTGCCAAAGAGTACAATTATTCAGGATATAATGGTAAAGGACGTGGCATATGCAACTCTTCCCGGATCACGGGATGAAGTTCTCAATATACTCAAGGACAAGAAAATATCAGGTGTCCCGATACTTAAAGGGGGTAAGGTCACAGGAGTGGTCAGTCGTACCGATCTTCTGAAAAACCCCGAAGAAGAGCAGATTGCAATGCTGATGACAAGGGATCCGGTTACTGTCAGCCCGGATGCAAACATTGTTGATGCAGCCAAGCTGCTTCTTGAGAACAATATTCGAAGACTTCCAGTCGTAACTGATGGAAACCTGGCAGGTATGGTGACCATTGCAGATATAATTGCCAGTATTGCAGATCTGGATATTACAGAACAGATCGGACCATATCTTGATGATGGTGTTGTTGCAGTCTGGAGTGAAACTCCGCTTCCACTTGTTGCAAGGATCATGGAACTCTCACATAAAAAGGCTGTACCCATACTGGATTCCGATCTGGAGCTTGTAGGCATAATCTCTGAACTGGATGTGATCAATGCCAGTATAATAGAGGACAGTGTGGAAATGTCAGATATGTCAGCAGGTTCTGATGACGATGAATGGACCTGGGAATCGATGAGAGATACAATGAGCATTTACTACAGTGTTTCCAGAATAAAGGTACCGGACATCGTTGTCAAGGATATTATGATCAAGGAGCCCATTACAGCATCCTATATCTCAGAGGTCAGTGACTGCGCACTTAAAATGAAACGTGCCAGGATTGATCAGATGCCTGTGGTCAATGCAAACCAGAAGCTCCTGGGTATCCTGAAGGACAGGGATCTGCTGAAGGTTCTTGTTAAACACTGA
- a CDS encoding universal stress protein → MSEIYRKILIATDGSEHSEHTVEYGVELARLSGARLYAVYVIDTAAFASIPMDAGWEMMYSLLQEEGRKATQSIEDIAGENGVEVEQVMLDGHPAHEIIDFANKNDIDVIIMGTHGKSGLDRFLLGSVTEKVIRSSNIPVFVVRTPGKKEE, encoded by the coding sequence ATGAGTGAAATTTACAGAAAGATATTGATTGCCACCGATGGGTCTGAGCATAGCGAGCACACGGTAGAGTATGGTGTGGAACTTGCACGGCTGAGCGGTGCCAGACTGTATGCTGTATATGTAATCGACACTGCAGCATTTGCATCCATTCCAATGGACGCAGGCTGGGAAATGATGTATTCACTTCTGCAGGAAGAAGGCAGGAAAGCAACTCAGAGTATAGAGGATATTGCAGGAGAAAATGGAGTCGAGGTCGAGCAGGTAATGCTGGACGGTCATCCTGCTCATGAGATTATAGATTTTGCCAATAAGAACGATATTGATGTTATCATCATGGGAACCCATGGCAAGAGCGGACTGGACAGGTTCCTGCTGGGAAGTGTAACAGAAAAGGTGATACGCAGTTCCAATATACCGGTATTTGTGGTACGCACACCTGGCAAAAAAGAGGAATGA
- a CDS encoding universal stress protein: MESDIYRKIMIATDGSKLSEHAIKYGVELARLGGSKLYAAYVVDTADFASIPMESDAGWETMYSLLKEEGKQATRNVENIADRAGVDVEQVLLEGHPAHEIIEFSSKNDIDIIVMGTHGKSGLNRFILGSVAEKVIRSSTIPVFVVPAPAGQENE, translated from the coding sequence ATGGAAAGCGATATTTACAGAAAAATAATGATTGCCACAGACGGTTCAAAGTTAAGTGAACATGCAATAAAATACGGCGTGGAACTTGCAAGGCTTGGTGGTTCAAAGCTGTATGCAGCATATGTTGTAGATACTGCTGATTTTGCATCCATCCCGATGGAAAGCGATGCCGGATGGGAGACCATGTATTCGCTTCTCAAGGAGGAAGGCAAGCAGGCAACCCGGAATGTAGAAAATATTGCAGACAGGGCAGGAGTAGATGTTGAGCAGGTACTGCTTGAGGGACATCCGGCCCATGAGATAATAGAATTTAGCAGTAAGAATGACATTGATATCATCGTCATGGGAACCCATGGAAAAAGCGGACTCAATCGATTCATTCTTGGCAGTGTGGCAGAAAAGGTCATACGCAGTTCTACAATTCCGGTATTTGTGGTACCTGCACCGGCAGGTCAGGAAAATGAATGA
- a CDS encoding amidohydrolase family protein produces the protein MSSEKIVPGRILYGPDFEVIEGYITIKDGIISKVTEEKVDSQNIITPCFVNCHTHIADSVYKDPPLGEYDRFILQHDLDSLVKPPDGLKHRVLQKTSTQELIEGMRYSLKDMLATGTSSFADFRENGLPGVLALKDALKSTDIDHTILGRPSGYVGGTDKTIMEVERILEHADGMGISGINDMNHELIEAIAECTKEHKKIFAIHCAEKERKGIDTTLGLQPNFLIHMTRALKEDLETVADLDIPVIVCPRSNFTTGAGMAPVAQMLEMGIKVGIGTDNVMLNSVNMFAEMEILSKVFGLEDRQVFKMCTINGASILGQGRTGMIQENCRADIMILNGYSNNLSGTADVLNSVVRRARPDDILAVIDSNSCKN, from the coding sequence ATGTCTTCTGAGAAAATTGTTCCAGGCAGGATCCTATATGGCCCGGATTTTGAAGTGATCGAAGGGTACATAACAATCAAGGATGGGATCATCAGTAAGGTAACTGAAGAAAAGGTGGATTCACAAAACATCATAACTCCCTGTTTTGTAAACTGTCATACGCATATAGCAGATTCAGTATACAAGGACCCGCCTCTTGGAGAATACGACAGGTTCATACTCCAGCATGACCTTGATTCTCTGGTAAAACCACCTGACGGACTAAAACACAGAGTACTGCAGAAAACATCCACCCAGGAACTGATTGAAGGTATGCGATATTCATTGAAGGATATGCTGGCAACAGGCACCAGTTCATTTGCAGATTTTAGAGAAAATGGACTACCAGGAGTTCTTGCATTAAAGGATGCCCTTAAGAGTACAGATATAGATCATACAATACTTGGAAGGCCTTCAGGATATGTGGGAGGTACGGATAAAACTATTATGGAAGTTGAAAGGATACTGGAACATGCAGATGGCATGGGAATCAGTGGTATAAATGATATGAACCATGAACTGATCGAAGCCATTGCAGAATGTACAAAAGAACATAAAAAGATCTTTGCAATACACTGTGCAGAAAAGGAAAGAAAGGGCATTGACACAACACTTGGTCTTCAGCCGAATTTCCTGATACACATGACAAGGGCACTAAAAGAAGATCTTGAAACTGTAGCTGATCTTGACATTCCAGTAATTGTCTGTCCCAGATCAAATTTTACAACCGGAGCCGGTATGGCACCTGTAGCGCAGATGCTTGAGATGGGAATAAAAGTGGGTATAGGAACCGATAATGTAATGCTTAATTCGGTCAATATGTTTGCAGAAATGGAAATACTTTCAAAGGTATTTGGTCTTGAGGATAGGCAGGTATTTAAGATGTGCACCATTAATGGTGCATCAATACTTGGGCAGGGGAGGACAGGTATGATACAGGAAAACTGCAGAGCAGATATTATGATACTTAACGGTTATTCCAATAATTTATCAGGTACAGCCGATGTTCTAAACAGCGTGGTCAGAAGAGCAAGACCTGATGATATTCTTGCAGTCATTGATTCCAATTCATGTAAAAATTAA